A region of the Triplophysa rosa linkage group LG5, Trosa_1v2, whole genome shotgun sequence genome:
GAGGGCGAGCGCTCTCGTGTGGGGCTGCTGCTGGGACTATGTCTCGGACTGATGGCCTGTAACATTCTGCCTTTCCCCTCCTTCAGCATGTGCTTCTGTTAGAGAGAAACATGAGATTATAGGTGATGAGTGGAATGCCTGCTTTTGTTCTTCATTACACAAAAGCTCCTGTCCTTTCACTACTTTTTGTGTTACAGAGAAGAAAATCAAACaagtttggaacgacatgaaggtgagtaaataatgacataatatTATGTAACTTAATAAAGTTACTGTGTCGCTCACCAGTGCTCCCTCCGGTCCGAACATCTGCAGGAAGTTGCCAATGAACTCGCGGGATTTCTCCTCCCATTTCTGGATGAGGTCGATGCTCTTCTCCTCCACCTTCTGCACAAACTCTTTACTCTTCTCCTCCACATCCTTCACCTTCTTCTTCACCTTGTCCACGCGCTCCTGaaggttgtacttcttttcCTAGATGTGAgaagacacaaacacagcagctcatttattttgtaatggcGGTAACCGAAAATGCCGAAAAATGTTTAATATGGAATCTTTTTTACTCATGTCTGAAATTTGAAACAACTTTTTCAAGTGAATTGTGAAAAGCTCTCACGTTGATAAAGCTGACGTTGAGCTCTTTAGCGGTGTAGCCACGCTGAAGGTTCCGTCTGACGTATACGTCGTAATCTCGCACAATGCGTGTGATGATGTCAGAGGTGGAAATGCCCTCTGTCCTTTGGGTTGGTGCAAACATTCCTGTGGAAtcccaaatgaaaatgttttttaaaatgtgagTATGAAAACAGGCAGCCCATTGAACGATATGTTACTTTTTCATTTGGGAGCCATACAACTTTTTTTATACTTATCACGAGGACCCACAGTCAGGTGTCTCGCTCAAAGGCATAATGGTGACCTCACATAAATTGCTCTTCTCAGCCTTTGGTTACCAGTATGCCACAGTCGCAATTAAACTATAACTGAGTAGATGTAGATCAGCAGCTTTCGTCCTCACCTGCTTCTTTGATGTGCTTGTAAACATCATCACTGTCAGCTGATGAGTAAGGGATGTCATCATGAGCCACAAAGTCAATCTGAGGTATCAAGAACGTTTTTCGATTAAAGACATCCATCGATCAAGGAAATACACAGTGTAACTCTCCTTACCCGATGCTTGGTCAGAAATTCTGGCGTGAGCGTCCAAGGAGCATTGCGGACCACTTCGTCCACGTAGCGACAATGACTGATCGCATCATAACGCTCGTCATCGTTCATGACTGTGAAGCCCTTTAACTTGTGTGTGAGTTCATCGCTGCACACTGCATGAGGTGAGCAAGGCACCAGATGACATTAAGATAAATGCAGTGCTGAATTCCCATgtagaaatgtgtttaatatgAACAACAGCAAAGACAAAGAATTCAAGATTTGCTTTGGTTTTGGTCTAAATT
Encoded here:
- the pcyt1aa gene encoding choline-phosphate cytidylyltransferase A; the protein is MEAHGSARLSRKRKREGSNGEAEEGEKPLKLKRCTVGIKYPAPYADQLESMEDKPYQRVTIEEARRGTPPDRPVRVYADGIFDMFHSGHARALMQAKCLFPNTHLIVGVCSDELTHKLKGFTVMNDDERYDAISHCRYVDEVVRNAPWTLTPEFLTKHRIDFVAHDDIPYSSADSDDVYKHIKEAGMFAPTQRTEGISTSDIITRIVRDYDVYVRRNLQRGYTAKELNVSFINEKKYNLQERVDKVKKKVKDVEEKSKEFVQKVEEKSIDLIQKWEEKSREFIGNFLQMFGPEGALKHMLKEGKGRMLQAISPRHSPSSSPTRERSPSPTFRLPFFAKTSPPSSPSSQHSGALSGYTFAARGQAISEDEDDED